One segment of Nocardioides sp. QY071 DNA contains the following:
- the rplO gene encoding 50S ribosomal protein L15, whose amino-acid sequence MTLKLHHLRPAPGAKTAKTRVGRGEGSKGKTAGRGTKGTKARYQVPVAFEGGQMPLHMRLPKLKGFKNPFKVTFQVVNLDRISALFPEGGDVTPETLVAKGAVRKGELVKVLGQGDLTVKVSVSANAFSASAKEKIEGAGGTITVL is encoded by the coding sequence ATGACGCTCAAGCTGCACCACCTGCGCCCCGCGCCGGGCGCCAAGACCGCCAAGACCCGCGTGGGTCGTGGTGAGGGCTCCAAGGGCAAGACCGCCGGTCGTGGTACGAAGGGCACCAAGGCCCGCTACCAGGTCCCGGTCGCGTTCGAGGGTGGCCAGATGCCGCTGCACATGCGGCTCCCGAAGCTCAAGGGCTTCAAGAACCCCTTCAAGGTGACCTTCCAGGTCGTCAACCTCGACCGGATCAGCGCGCTGTTCCCCGAGGGCGGCGACGTCACCCCGGAGACGCTGGTCGCCAAGGGCGCCGTCCGCAAGGGCGAGCTCGTCAAGGTGCTCGGCCAGGGTGACCTGACGGTCAAGGTGTCGGTGAGCGCGAACGCGTTCTCGGCGTCGGCCAAGGAGAAGATCGAGGGCGCCGGCGGGACCATCACGGTCCTGTGA
- the rpmD gene encoding 50S ribosomal protein L30, with product MAQLKVQQTKSKIGAKANQRETLRSLGLKRIGDVVIKEDRPEIRGMVHTVRHMVTVEVVGGE from the coding sequence ATGGCACAGCTGAAGGTCCAGCAGACCAAGTCGAAGATCGGTGCCAAGGCCAACCAGCGTGAGACGCTGCGCAGCCTCGGCCTCAAGCGGATCGGCGACGTCGTGATCAAGGAGGACCGTCCCGAGATCCGGGGCATGGTCCACACCGTCCGTCACATGGTGACGGTCGAGGTCGTCGGAGGCGAGTGA
- the rpsE gene encoding 30S ribosomal protein S5: MSGPQRGQRSGGDRGGRGGRDGGRGGAEKSQYVERVVAINRVAKVVKGGRRFSFTALVIVGDGDGLVGVGYGKAKEVPAAIAKGVEEAKKNFFRVPRVQGTIPHPVQGEKAAGVVFLRPAAPGTGVIAGGPVRAVLECAGIHDVLSKSLGSSNQINIVHATVAALQMLEQPESVAARRGLPVEHVAPAALLKAKAEGEAAAAAAKASAPEAVSI, translated from the coding sequence ATGAGCGGACCCCAGCGCGGACAGCGTTCGGGCGGCGACCGTGGCGGCCGTGGTGGCCGTGACGGCGGTCGCGGTGGCGCCGAGAAGAGCCAGTACGTCGAGCGTGTCGTCGCGATCAACCGCGTCGCCAAGGTCGTGAAGGGTGGTCGACGCTTCAGCTTCACCGCCCTGGTGATCGTCGGTGACGGCGACGGCCTGGTGGGCGTCGGCTACGGCAAGGCCAAGGAAGTTCCCGCGGCGATCGCCAAGGGCGTCGAGGAGGCGAAGAAGAACTTCTTCCGCGTCCCCCGCGTCCAGGGCACCATCCCGCACCCGGTCCAGGGCGAGAAGGCCGCCGGCGTGGTGTTCCTGCGCCCGGCCGCTCCCGGCACCGGTGTGATCGCGGGTGGCCCGGTGCGTGCGGTTCTCGAGTGCGCCGGCATCCATGACGTGCTCAGCAAGTCGCTGGGCTCGTCCAACCAGATCAACATCGTGCACGCGACCGTCGCGGCGCTCCAGATGCTGGAGCAGCCCGAGTCGGTGGCCGCGCGTCGTGGTCTGCCCGTCGAGCACGTCGCCCCGGCGGCGCTGCTCAAGGCCAAGGCCGAGGGCGAGGCCGCTGCGGCCGCCGCCAAGGCGTCGGCCCCTGAGGCGGTGTCCATCTGA
- the rplR gene encoding 50S ribosomal protein L18, with amino-acid sequence MAITLKHQRNLSARASSKLRRQIRGRKKISGTSERPRLVVTRSSKHITAQVVDDLVGKTLVSASTLEGDLRAFDGDKTAKAKKVGELVAARAKEQGVESVVFDRSGNKYHGRIAALADGAREGGLTF; translated from the coding sequence ATGGCGATCACCCTCAAGCACCAGCGGAACCTCTCGGCTCGCGCCAGCTCCAAGCTGCGCCGCCAGATCCGCGGTCGCAAGAAGATCTCCGGTACCTCCGAGCGTCCGCGCCTGGTGGTCACCCGGTCGAGCAAGCACATCACCGCGCAGGTCGTCGACGACCTCGTCGGCAAGACCCTCGTGTCGGCCTCGACCCTCGAGGGCGACCTGCGCGCCTTCGACGGCGACAAGACCGCCAAGGCGAAGAAGGTCGGCGAGCTCGTTGCCGCCCGCGCCAAGGAGCAGGGCGTCGAGTCGGTCGTCTTCGACCGGTCGGGCAACAAGTATCACGGTCGCATCGCGGCCCTGGCAGATGGCGCCCGCGAGGGCGGCCTGACCTTCTGA
- the rplF gene encoding 50S ribosomal protein L6, whose translation MSRIGKLPVPVPAGVDVQLDGPVVTVKGPKGTLSHTVVAPITVEKGDGVLDVKRPDDERLSKAYHGLSRTLINNMVVGVTEGYEKKLEIVGVGYRVLSKGPTQLEFQLGYSHPIIFDAPEGITFTVEGPTKLGVLGIDKQLVGEVAANIRKLRKPEPYKGKGVRYAGEHVRRKVGKAGK comes from the coding sequence ATGTCGCGCATCGGCAAGCTCCCCGTCCCGGTCCCCGCGGGCGTCGACGTCCAGCTGGACGGCCCCGTCGTCACGGTGAAGGGCCCCAAGGGCACCCTGAGCCACACCGTGGTCGCTCCGATCACGGTCGAGAAGGGCGATGGCGTCCTCGACGTCAAGCGTCCCGACGACGAGCGCCTGTCCAAGGCCTACCACGGCCTGTCCCGGACGCTCATCAACAACATGGTCGTCGGTGTCACCGAGGGCTACGAGAAGAAGCTCGAGATCGTGGGCGTGGGCTACCGCGTCCTGTCCAAGGGCCCGACCCAGCTGGAGTTCCAGCTCGGCTACTCGCACCCGATCATCTTCGACGCTCCCGAGGGCATCACCTTCACGGTGGAGGGCCCGACGAAGCTCGGAGTCCTCGGCATCGACAAGCAGCTGGTCGGCGAGGTCGCCGCCAACATCCGCAAGCTTCGCAAGCCCGAGCCGTACAAGGGCAAGGGCGTTCGGTACGCCGGCGAGCATGTCCGTCGCAAGGTCGGAAAGGCTGGTAAGTGA
- the rpsH gene encoding 30S ribosomal protein S8 has protein sequence MTMTDPIADMLTRLRNANQAYHDAVTMPYSKLKEGVAEILKQEGYITSYAVADNENGVGKLLTVTLKYGRNRERSLAGVRRISKPGLRVYAKHTGLPRVLGGLGVAIISTSQGLLTDRQANQKGVGGEVLAYVW, from the coding sequence ATGACGATGACTGACCCGATCGCAGACATGCTCACGCGTCTGCGCAACGCCAACCAGGCGTACCACGACGCGGTGACCATGCCGTACAGCAAGCTCAAGGAAGGCGTCGCGGAGATCCTCAAGCAGGAGGGTTACATCACCTCCTACGCGGTCGCCGACAACGAGAACGGCGTCGGCAAGCTGCTGACCGTGACCCTCAAGTACGGCCGCAACCGTGAGCGCTCGCTCGCCGGTGTGCGCCGCATCAGCAAGCCCGGTCTGCGGGTGTACGCCAAGCACACCGGTCTGCCGAGGGTTCTCGGCGGCCTGGGCGTGGCGATCATCTCGACCAGCCAGGGTCTGCTGACCGACCGCCAGGCCAACCAGAAGGGCGTGGGTGGGGAAGTCCTCGCCTACGTCTGGTGA
- a CDS encoding type Z 30S ribosomal protein S14, which yields MAKTALKVKAARKPKFAVRGYTRCQRCGRPKAVYRKFGLCRICLREMAHRGELPGVTKSSW from the coding sequence ATGGCGAAGACTGCGCTCAAGGTCAAGGCGGCCCGCAAGCCCAAGTTCGCGGTGCGCGGCTACACCCGCTGCCAGCGGTGCGGCCGGCCCAAGGCGGTCTACCGCAAGTTCGGCCTGTGCCGGATCTGCCTGCGGGAGATGGCCCACCGCGGCGAGCTGCCCGGCGTCACCAAGTCGAGCTGGTAA
- the rplE gene encoding 50S ribosomal protein L5 → MSETTIEKVTPRLKTKYREEILPALKDEFEIANVMQVPGLVKIVVNMGVGEAARDSKLIEGAIRDLTAITGQKPAVTKARKSIAQFKLREGMPIGTHVTLRGDRMWEFLDRLLALALPRIRDFRGLSPKQFDGRGNYTFGLTEQVMFHEIDQDKVDRQRGMDITIVTTATNDEQGRALLKQLGFPFKEN, encoded by the coding sequence ATGAGCGAGACCACCATCGAGAAGGTCACCCCTCGGCTCAAGACCAAGTACCGCGAGGAGATCCTCCCGGCGCTCAAGGACGAGTTCGAGATCGCCAACGTCATGCAGGTCCCCGGTCTGGTGAAGATCGTGGTCAACATGGGTGTCGGCGAGGCCGCCCGCGACTCGAAGCTGATCGAGGGCGCGATCCGCGACCTCACCGCGATCACGGGCCAGAAGCCGGCCGTGACCAAGGCGCGCAAGTCCATCGCCCAGTTCAAGCTGCGCGAGGGCATGCCGATCGGCACGCACGTCACCCTGCGGGGCGACCGGATGTGGGAGTTCCTCGACCGCCTGCTGGCGCTCGCCCTCCCGCGCATCCGTGACTTCCGTGGCCTGTCGCCGAAGCAGTTCGACGGCCGCGGCAACTACACGTTCGGCCTGACCGAGCAGGTCATGTTCCACGAGATCGACCAGGACAAGGTCGACCGCCAGCGGGGCATGGACATCACCATCGTCACCACGGCGACCAACGACGAGCAGGGGCGCGCGCTGCTGAAGCAGCTCGGTTTCCCGTTCAAGGAGAACTGA
- the rplX gene encoding 50S ribosomal protein L24 codes for MAARKKSEQVRKKPNLRVKKGDTVKVIAGKDKGAEGKIIKVLREEERVIVEGVNRIKKHTKVVDQGGRAGNTGGIITTEAPIHVSNVMLVEGDGVTKVGYKRVDVTKRRPDGSEYPSTRSVRISRKTGKEI; via the coding sequence ATGGCTGCCCGCAAGAAGTCCGAGCAGGTTCGCAAGAAGCCCAACCTGCGCGTCAAGAAGGGCGACACCGTCAAGGTCATCGCCGGCAAGGACAAGGGCGCCGAGGGCAAGATCATCAAGGTCCTCCGTGAGGAGGAGCGCGTGATCGTCGAGGGTGTCAACCGGATCAAGAAGCACACCAAGGTCGTCGACCAGGGTGGGCGCGCCGGCAACACCGGCGGCATCATCACCACCGAGGCCCCCATCCACGTGTCCAACGTGATGCTGGTCGAGGGTGACGGCGTCACCAAGGTCGGCTACAAGCGGGTCGACGTGACCAAGCGTCGCCCCGACGGTTCCGAGTACCCCTCGACGCGCAGCGTGCGCATCTCCCGCAAGACCGGGAAGGAGATCTGA
- the rplN gene encoding 50S ribosomal protein L14, which yields MIQQESRLKVADNTGAKEILCIRVLGGSGRRYAGIGDVIVATVKDAIPGGNVKKGEVVKAVVVRTVKERRRPDGSYIRFDENAAVILKNDGEPRGTRIFGPVGRELREKKFMKIISLAPEVL from the coding sequence ATGATTCAGCAGGAGTCGCGACTCAAGGTCGCCGACAACACCGGTGCCAAGGAGATCCTTTGCATCCGCGTGCTCGGCGGCTCCGGTCGTCGCTACGCCGGGATCGGTGACGTCATCGTCGCCACTGTCAAGGACGCCATTCCCGGTGGCAACGTCAAGAAGGGCGAGGTCGTCAAGGCCGTCGTCGTGCGCACCGTCAAGGAGCGCCGCCGCCCCGACGGTTCGTACATCCGCTTCGACGAGAACGCGGCGGTGATCCTCAAGAACGACGGCGAGCCCCGCGGTACCCGCATCTTCGGCCCCGTCGGCCGCGAGCTGCGTGAGAAGAAGTTCATGAAGATCATCTCGCTGGCTCCGGAGGTGCTGTGA
- the rpsQ gene encoding 30S ribosomal protein S17: MSESAETTQRHARKTREGLVVSDKMDKTVVVSVEDRVKHALYGKVLRRNTRLKAHDEQNDCGVGDRVLIMETRPLSATKRWRVVEILERAK, from the coding sequence ATGAGCGAGTCTGCCGAGACGACTCAGCGCCACGCCCGCAAGACCCGTGAGGGTCTCGTGGTGAGCGACAAGATGGACAAGACCGTGGTCGTGTCCGTCGAGGACCGTGTCAAGCACGCCCTGTACGGCAAGGTCCTGCGCCGCAACACGCGGCTCAAGGCCCACGACGAGCAGAACGACTGCGGCGTCGGCGACCGCGTCCTCATCATGGAGACCCGCCCGCTGTCGGCCACCAAGCGCTGGCGCGTGGTGGAGATCCTCGAGCGCGCGAAGTAA
- the rpmC gene encoding 50S ribosomal protein L29 produces MANVIRAHELDELNDVDLEAKLREAKEELFNLRFQAATGQLESHGRLRTVKKDIARIYTVVRERELGIRTAPGTEEEN; encoded by the coding sequence ATGGCGAACGTCATCCGCGCCCACGAGCTGGACGAGCTCAACGACGTCGACCTGGAGGCCAAGCTCCGCGAGGCCAAGGAGGAGCTGTTCAACCTCCGCTTCCAGGCGGCCACCGGCCAGCTGGAGAGCCACGGTCGGCTCCGCACGGTCAAGAAGGACATCGCCCGGATCTACACCGTGGTGCGTGAGCGCGAGCTCGGCATCCGGACCGCCCCGGGTACCGAGGAGGAGAACTGA
- the rplP gene encoding 50S ribosomal protein L16, whose amino-acid sequence MLMPRRVKHRKQHHPKRSGAAKGGTSLAFGDFGIQALEGAYVTNRQIESARIAMTRHIKRGGKVWINIYPDRPLTKKPAETRMGSGKGSPEWWVANVKPGRVMFELSGVPEDIAREAMRRAIHKLPMKARFITREAGEF is encoded by the coding sequence ATGTTGATGCCGCGTCGCGTCAAGCACCGCAAGCAGCACCACCCCAAGCGGTCGGGTGCTGCCAAGGGCGGTACGTCGCTCGCGTTCGGTGACTTCGGTATCCAGGCGCTGGAGGGTGCGTACGTCACCAACCGGCAGATCGAGTCGGCCCGTATCGCGATGACCCGCCACATCAAGCGTGGCGGAAAGGTCTGGATCAACATCTACCCGGACCGCCCGCTCACCAAGAAGCCTGCCGAGACCCGCATGGGCTCCGGTAAGGGCTCCCCGGAGTGGTGGGTCGCCAACGTCAAGCCCGGCCGCGTCATGTTCGAGCTCTCCGGCGTCCCGGAGGACATCGCTCGCGAGGCCATGCGTCGTGCGATCCACAAGCTGCCCATGAAGGCCCGTTTCATCACGCGAGAGGCTGGTGAGTTCTGA
- the rpsC gene encoding 30S ribosomal protein S3 produces MGQKINPNGFRLGISTDHKSRWYADKLYKSYVGEDVAIRKLLSKGMERAGIAKVEIERTRDRVRVDIHTARPGIVIGRRGAEADRIRGELEKLTGKQVQLNILEVKNPEIDAQLVAQGVAEQLSGRVQFRRAMRKAMQTSMRSGAKGIRIQCSGRLNGAEMSRTEFYREGRVPLHTLRADIDYGFYEARTTFGRIGVKVWIYKGEVAGTRAERQAQAAARAGVPGRGGRPSRGGDRPTRGSRGDRPNRSDRNADAPAESAAPEAAAAEPTTGTES; encoded by the coding sequence ATGGGTCAGAAGATCAACCCGAACGGCTTCCGCCTCGGCATCTCGACCGACCACAAGTCGCGTTGGTACGCCGACAAGCTGTACAAGTCCTACGTCGGCGAGGACGTCGCGATCCGCAAGCTGCTCAGCAAGGGCATGGAGCGGGCCGGCATCGCCAAGGTCGAGATCGAGCGCACCCGTGACCGGGTCCGCGTCGACATCCACACCGCGCGTCCGGGCATCGTCATCGGTCGCCGCGGCGCCGAGGCCGACCGCATCCGTGGCGAGCTCGAGAAGCTCACCGGCAAGCAGGTCCAGCTGAACATCCTCGAGGTGAAGAACCCCGAGATCGACGCGCAGCTGGTCGCCCAGGGTGTCGCCGAGCAGCTGTCGGGTCGCGTCCAGTTCCGCCGCGCGATGCGCAAGGCGATGCAGACCTCGATGCGTTCCGGTGCCAAGGGCATCCGGATCCAGTGCTCGGGCCGCCTCAACGGCGCCGAGATGTCGCGCACCGAGTTCTACCGCGAGGGCCGCGTCCCGCTGCACACGCTGCGTGCCGACATCGACTACGGCTTCTACGAGGCCCGCACGACCTTCGGCCGCATCGGTGTGAAGGTCTGGATCTACAAGGGCGAGGTCGCCGGCACCCGTGCCGAGCGCCAGGCCCAGGCTGCTGCCCGCGCCGGCGTCCCCGGCCGCGGTGGCCGCCCCAGCCGTGGTGGCGACCGTCCGACCCGTGGGTCGCGCGGGGACCGCCCGAACCGCTCCGACCGCAACGCGGACGCGCCGGCCGAGTCCGCCGCGCCCGAGGCTGCCGCCGCGGAGCCGACCACCGGAACGGAGTCCTGA
- the rplV gene encoding 50S ribosomal protein L22: MSTTERNRVSARRESLLGDEPGAFATARFVRITPMKARRVIDLVRGLPADEALTLLQFAPQSASETVYKVLQSAVANAATTEGLATGDLVVSVARVDEGPTMKRWRPRAQGRATRINKRTSHITIAVQPADVVAKKGKK, translated from the coding sequence ATGAGCACCACTGAGCGCAACCGCGTCAGCGCGCGCCGCGAGTCCCTCCTGGGCGACGAGCCCGGCGCGTTCGCGACCGCCCGCTTCGTGCGGATCACCCCGATGAAGGCGCGCCGCGTCATCGACCTGGTCCGCGGCCTGCCCGCCGACGAGGCGCTGACCCTGCTGCAGTTCGCGCCGCAGTCGGCCTCCGAGACCGTCTACAAGGTGCTGCAGAGCGCCGTCGCGAACGCCGCGACCACCGAGGGCCTCGCCACCGGCGACCTGGTCGTCTCGGTCGCGCGCGTCGACGAGGGTCCGACGATGAAGCGGTGGCGTCCGCGTGCGCAGGGCCGGGCCACCCGGATCAACAAGCGCACCAGCCACATCACCATCGCGGTCCAGCCGGCCGATGTCGTCGCGAAGAAGGGCAAGAAGTAA
- the rpsS gene encoding 30S ribosomal protein S19: protein MPRSLKKGPFVDGHLLKKVDAENEKGTHNVIKTWSRRSMIIPSMIGHTIAVHDGRKHVPVFVSDSMVGHKLGEFAPTRTYRGHVKEDRKGRRR from the coding sequence ATGCCTCGCAGCCTGAAGAAGGGCCCCTTCGTCGACGGCCACCTGCTCAAGAAGGTGGACGCCGAGAACGAGAAGGGCACCCACAACGTCATCAAGACCTGGTCGCGCCGGTCCATGATCATCCCCTCGATGATCGGCCACACGATCGCGGTCCACGACGGTCGCAAGCACGTCCCGGTCTTCGTGTCCGACTCCATGGTCGGCCACAAGCTCGGTGAGTTCGCGCCGACCCGCACCTACCGCGGCCACGTCAAGGAAGACCGGAAGGGACGCCGTCGATGA
- the rplB gene encoding 50S ribosomal protein L2 has product MAIRKYKPTTPGRRGSSVADFAEITRTTPEKSLTRPLPKKGGRNNQGRITTRHHGGGHKRAYRIIDFRRYDKDGVPAKVAHIEYDPNRTARIALLHYADGEKRYIVAPKDLTQGMRVESGVGADIKPGNNLPLRNIPVGTTIHCVELRPGGGAKLARSAGNSAQLVAREGSRATLRLPSGEMRYVDVRCRATIGEVGNAEQSNINWGKAGRMRWKGKRPTVRGVVMNPVDHPHGGGEGKTSGGRHPVSPWGKPEGRTRKRKASDSQIIRRRKSGKNKR; this is encoded by the coding sequence ATGGCTATCCGCAAGTACAAGCCGACCACCCCGGGCCGTCGTGGCTCCTCGGTGGCCGACTTCGCCGAGATCACCCGGACCACGCCCGAGAAGTCGCTGACCCGCCCGCTGCCCAAGAAGGGCGGTCGCAACAACCAGGGCCGGATCACCACGCGGCACCACGGTGGCGGTCACAAGCGCGCCTACCGGATCATCGACTTCCGTCGCTACGACAAGGACGGCGTGCCGGCCAAGGTCGCGCACATCGAGTACGACCCCAACCGCACCGCGCGCATCGCGCTGCTGCACTACGCCGACGGCGAGAAGCGCTACATCGTGGCGCCGAAGGACCTGACGCAGGGCATGCGGGTGGAGTCGGGCGTCGGTGCCGACATCAAGCCGGGCAACAACCTGCCGCTGCGCAACATCCCCGTCGGTACGACGATCCACTGCGTGGAGCTCCGTCCCGGTGGCGGCGCCAAGCTGGCCCGCTCGGCCGGCAACAGCGCGCAGCTCGTCGCCCGTGAGGGCTCGCGTGCCACCCTGCGTCTGCCCTCGGGCGAGATGCGCTACGTCGACGTGCGCTGCCGCGCCACGATCGGCGAGGTCGGCAACGCCGAGCAGTCGAACATCAACTGGGGCAAGGCCGGGCGCATGCGCTGGAAGGGCAAGCGCCCGACCGTCCGTGGTGTGGTCATGAACCCGGTCGACCACCCGCACGGTGGTGGTGAGGGCAAGACGTCCGGTGGTCGCCACCCCGTCTCGCCGTGGGGCAAGCCCGAGGGCCGTACGCGCAAGCGCAAGGCCAGCGACTCCCAGATCATCCGACGCCGCAAGTCCGGCAAGAACAAGCGCTGA